A window from Physeter macrocephalus isolate SW-GA chromosome 11, ASM283717v5, whole genome shotgun sequence encodes these proteins:
- the ZBTB42 gene encoding zinc finger and BTB domain-containing protein 42 → MEFPEHGGRLLGRLRQQRELGFLCDCTVLVGDARFPAHRAVLAACSVYFHLFYRDRPAGSRDTVRLNGDIVTAPAFGRLLDFMYQGRLDLRSLPIEDVLAAASYLHMYDIVKVCKNRLREKERALPLETPAPGTELPGQPPGPLSAWSPALCPAAQKARLPPAGVKTTRPPLALGPPPWQAPGESDRALDLSLKPGPRREPIRPPCVLQTPPCSRMQPGAQPIVKDESDSLSEQEDSRSPRCPHSPLQPPCVPAAQRLAGGLEPLPVSEVGSGEVELEAEPGAIEDVLRPGRRLCLCPLCGKLFSSAQVLQLHLSAHFRERDGGRARLSPDGSAPTCPLCRKTFSCTYTLKRHERTHSGEKPYTCVQCGKSFQYSHNLSRHAVVHTREKPHACRWCERRFTQSGDLYRHVRKFHCGLVKSLLV, encoded by the coding sequence ATGGAGTTCCCGGAGCACGGCGGGCGGCTGCTGGGCCGCCTGAGGCAGCAGCGTGAGCTGGGCTTCCTGTGCGACTGCACCGTGCTGGTGGGCGACGCGCGCTTCCCGGCCCACCGCGCCGTGCTGGCCGCGTGCAGCGTCTACTTCCATCTCTTCTACAGGGACCGGCCCGCGGGCAGCCGCGACACGGTGCGGCTCAACGGCGACATCGTCACGGCGCCCGCCTTCGGCCGTCTGCTGGACTTCATGTACCAGGGCCGCCTGGACCTGCGCAGCCTGCCCATCGAGGACGTCCTGGCCGCGGCCAGCTACCTGCACATGTACGACATCGTCAAGGTCTGCAAGAACAGGCTCCGGGAGAAGGAGCGCGCGCTGCCCCTGGAGACGCCTGCCCCTGGGACAGAGCTGCCTGGCCAGCCCCCAGGCCCCTTGTCTGCCTGGTCCCCTGCACTCTGTCCAGCCGCCCAGAAGGCCAGGCTCCCTCCCGCTGGGGTCAAGACCACCCGCCCTCCACTGGCACTGGGGCCTCCCCCCTGGCAGGCTCCTGGAGAGTCAGACCGGGCCCTGGACCTGTCGCTGAAGCCTGGCCCGAGGCGGGAGCCAATCCGCCCACCCTGCGTCCTCCAGACACCCCCTTGCAGCCGGATGCAGCCAGGGGCCCAGCCGATCGTGAAGGACGAGTCAGACTCACTGTCCGAGCAAGAGGACAGCAGAAGCCCTCGGTGCCCCCACAGCCCCCTGCAGCCGCCCTGTGTTCCTGCAGCCCAGCGCCTGGCCGGGGGCTTGGAGCCGCTGCCGGTCAGCGAGGTGGGCAGTGGGGAAGTGGAGCTGGAGGCAGAGCCGGGGGCGATCGAGGACGTGTTGCGGCCGGGCAGGCGCCTCTGCCTCTGCCCGCTGTGCGGCAAGCTGTTCTCCAGCGCCCAGGTGCTGCAGCTACACCTCAGCGCCCACTTCCGCGAGCGGGACGGCGGCCGCGCCCGGCTCTCACCCGACGGCTCAGCGCCCACCTGCCCGCTCTGCAGGAAGACCTTCTCCTGCACTTACACGCTGAAGAGGCACGAGCGCACGCACTCGGGCGAGAAGCCCTACACGTGTGTGCAGTGCGGCAAGAGCTTCCAGTACTCGCATAACCTGAGCCGCCACGCCGTGGTGCACACGCGCGAGAAACCCCACGCCTGCCGCTGGTGCGAGCGCCGCTTCACGCAGTCGGGGGACCTCTACCGCCACGTCCGCAAGTTCCACTGTGGCCTGGTCAAGTCCCTGCTGGTGTGA